Sequence from the Fusobacterium sp. IOR10 genome:
AAGATAGTGAAATAACTATAAAAATAATAAAGAAGAATAATATGGCTAAAATTATTTTTGAAAATGATACTGAAGAAAACTTAAAAAATAAAGTTCATCTTCTTTTTGAAAGGCTTTATGTTTCTAAAGAGGAAAGAAACGATTCCTCTGGGCTTGGACTTGCAATTGTTAAAGAAATTGTAAAAATTTTAAAAGGAAATGTTTACATAGAATATGAAAACAAATTATTTAAATTAATTTTAGAATTTCCTATTGTTAATTTATAAAATATTTAAGGAGGAATTATATATGAAAATAAACAAACTATTATTAGGAGGACTATTTATCTGTTCTACAGCATTTGGATCTACTAAGACATCTCAACTCTCAATTTTACCTGGAGTTCAGCTTGGAGCTACTAAAGAAGATTCTATATCTTCTTTCAGTTTTAATATTCTTGGAGCTGAAAATAAAAATGTTTCTGGATTTGATTTATCTTTAATCGGTTATAGAAAGATTAATGGAGATTTTAACGGTTGGCATTTAAATGTTTTCCCTGATATCTTTATGGTTGATGGTGATGTTAATGGATTTACGTGGTCTACTTGGAATAATGTAAAAGGAAATTTATACGGAGCCTCTGTAGGAGTAGTTAATAAAATTGGACAAGATTCTGGATTTAATCTTGGACTTGTAAATTATGTTCAAG
This genomic interval carries:
- a CDS encoding LA_2272 family surface repeat-containing protein; its protein translation is MKINKLLLGGLFICSTAFGSTKTSQLSILPGVQLGATKEDSISSFSFNILGAENKNVSGFDLSLIGYRKINGDFNGWHLNVFPDIFMVDGDVNGFTWSTWNNVKGNLYGASVGVVNKIGQDSGFNLGLVNYVQGQSGAQIGLFNYSESVKFFQLGLVNGTKNINGVQIGLINYAADGLVPVLPLLNFRYSF